The segment AAAGGCTAAAACTttgtctcattgaagtcaattgcaaaactacAAAGGACTAGGACTAGCGCTAACTGAATATAGGCTAAATTCACCTCTGTTTTTCACCAGCATCAGTCTGTGTGAAGCAGGGTGCAGGGCCCTCAGCAGTATAAAATCCATGGAGAGGTTGCAGCTGCACAAgtctgcagtgctgctagctgaGAAGAGTGTgtggtcagggcagtcaggagatgAATTAATTTAGTTCCTCCCTGTTGCAGTCTCCACAAGCAAAACAACTAGAGAGCCTCTTGTGGAAAGTGAGGGTGCCTTCCCTTGGCAGAACCCCTGAGAGGAAGTGGACTTAAAATTACAAAGATAGAGATggatatagatacacacacacactaacaaaatatttgaaaataatttctcCATTTACTTACCTACCAGGGCTAAATTCATGATTCTGTATTCCCTGCAGTAGTAAATATACCAGCTGCAGACTCCTTCAACAAACTGCAGATGTGCCCAATAATATCTGCTTCCCAGATGCTAGTTCCCTACCTCATCTCTTTGTACCTCTGCTTCTTCCTATTCCCCCATCCCAGTTCTCTTTCCAATCCCCTTCTCAGCTTTTGGTCCACTCTCACACTATATGcttccacttcctgctgctggttCCCTCTCCAGCCAACTCCCTTGAACACACACCTCCACTTGACCCTCCCCAACCTATCTTTTCTGCCACTATCCTAGATCTATCTCCACTTTCAGCTGCCAGAAAGTCTCTATAAAATCCAGACCAAGTTGCCCTACCCAACCTCCAAGCCTTCAGAACACAAACTTTTCAAGTGTCCTTAAACAAGAAATCAGAGTTCCGAAGGTTAACAAGCTGCATCATCCCTTAATGATACACAAAAACAATTCCATTATTGTTGATTGTATATACAATTTCTTTCCAAcagcctgggaggaggggctaaacattattttaatatctGTCCTATAGAATTGCCACTGAAACACCCTCTTTCTTGGGGAAATATAGAATAGTGAATGCGGGAATTCTTAAAGACTCTGCTGAtgaaagtgaaaaaacagatatAATGTTATTATAAGAATAAGCAAGCATATGTAAATTAGACTGATAAAAATACACAATTGTTACTGTTTCCTTGTTCTTTTCATAATTATGTATTATTCATTTCATAATTATTCAATGTAACATGTAAACATATatcttttcactgaaattttattTGAGCTCCATTCTCAGGAGATTCTCTAGTatgcaaatatttatttcctgGGACAACGGCTGTAAAATATTGCCCACGGGTAAAAAGATATTTTCTGAGATTGTGATAGATTGCCTGAAGCAgaaggctttttgtttttaattgcttgggtacttaaaaaaaacctttcaagTTCTTGCCTCTGTGAATATATTCAGGGCTTCAGAAAACATAAACAAAGCTCacttctcttctgctcctccaaagagagaatgaaacactaatttatttgtttaatatAGCCATTTAATTTGGCTTTTACAAAGATGGCTTTTTCCTTCTATGTTTTGGGACAGGTGTAATATTTTTGATGGGATGTAGAATCCTAGACAGGGAGCAATGAATACTGTTTACCTATTTTCTCTTAGCACTTCTCTCTTCAGGAATCCACTATAACCTCAGTGGAGTGTTCCCCTTTGGCATCTCTCATGTCACTACATAACAGAAATTGCTATGCCCCAAAGAATTGGTTTTTAAGAGCAGCCATGGCTTGGTCTGTACATTCACTGGATAACAGGAGTCCATTTGTTCAAAGTGACGGGGAGATATTTATGGGAAAACCTGATTCACATCTGTATTTCATTTGCTGCTACAGAAAGAAATGTCTGTTGTGCAACAATATGCTCATAATGGTAGCAGCCTTGCACATGGGCTTCAGTAAGACCGCCAAGTCTTTTGAGATGATTCTGATTGGACGCTTCCTCTACGGTATCAGTGCAGGTAGGACCCCACACTACTGTATGTACACAAGTTATTCTCTTGGGAGAACATAGGGaccactccctctcagagctccTCTGGGAGCACAGCACCCCAGGTGGAGCAGGAAGGATTAGGGAGAAGGTGGGGGCCATTCCACATCCAGCATCAGAGGAAGCAGGCTGCATACATCTATAGGATGGTGCAGCTCAAGCAGTCCTCCTGCATATTTTAAGCCAGCTGGGGAGGGATTGTGCAATAATAAAATATAGCAAATCACCATCTACTTCCACAAGGACTCAGCTGAAATTGGTAATCTGAACATTGATTTCTTAAATGTCTTATTTTAGAAGATGTAATTTTCCAGTTTGACTACTTATTGTAGGTGATACTTAAGAAAATTCAAAAAAGGAGAGTACTACAGTTTGGCAGAATATGATTTGGGAAAAAAAGGTaacttttctttctataaatataaCTTTCCTATTTCTTCTTCCCATTCAAGGTGTATGTTTGAATGCACACAGTCAATACCTAGGAGAAATTTCACCAAAGAAACTGCGTGGATTTGCAAACACCAATGCTCTTGTGTTTTTGACACTAGGAAAAGTTTTAGGACAAATTATGGGATTAAGGTACCTATCTATTTTACATACGTACATGGCCTCATCACCACAGTAGGTGAGCACTCCACAATCTTTCacggctttggagcagagcccagggccagagcgcagagcagctccggagcagtggagctgcaggtttttgccatgagctggagcagagctggagcacagctccaaagccctgcaatCTTTAATATACTTATCCTCACAATGCACTGTGAGATAGATAAATGCTATAAtccctatttttaaaatgggaagctgaggcacagaaaggctaagtgacttgcccatcatCACAAAGGAACTCTGTGTCAAAACACAGAATCAAAAACttgtctcccaagtcctaggctactACCTTTCTCCAGGTAGAATATATGTACTTATCTATGGACCAAGCAGCCTAAAGCATTGGTCTCGATAGTAGGTGCATGGATTAAACTccactgaatttttattttttaataatgggAAAAAACTCAGAACAAACTATAGAACTAAGGTACTTAGCTATTTTCCTTTCCAGTTGtctaaattttctttctttcaatttATCTTCTCCATTTCTATCTGTATATAGCATCTGTTGGTCCACTTTTTGCTACAGAAAACAaagttatttcattttattttattaaaccaTGAATATATTTTATATGCTGTCTACAGAGACTTATTAGGAACCGAATCCTTGTGGCCTTTGCTGTTGGCCGTATGTGGAATTGCAGCATTTGTCCAGCTGGTCTCTTTGCCATTCTTCCCTGAGTCCCCACCCTACCTTTTGATACAAAAGGAAGACACCGAAGGTTGTTTGAAAGGTAAAATAGGACAAGCCTTTCTCCAAATCGCTGATTTGTTATATGATagccattagggtgaccagacagcaagtgtgaaaaatcaggacagagggtgggggtaataggcacatATATATGAtgaagccccaaatatcgggactgtgcctataaaattgggacatctggtcaccctaatagccattgaaggggTGGGCCTATTAGATGGAACCAAGTTTCCCATCATCCACCAATTATCTTCCTTAAGAATTCTAATCAACAAGGATCTTGTACTGATATTGATGTAGATCTAAATTAGTGTAGACAAAAATTACTAATCTGTAGTTATTCAAGATCACCCTCTAAAATATTATTGTATTACACAAACAAGAGATAGACATCTACCAGCTAATAGCAATGAGTAATAGTGTGTTCCATTAAGCAATATCTGATTGATTTCTTCAATCAGTGACTGATGGATCAATAGATGGACTGAATTATGAATGATTAATAAATAATCTAATCACTAATTCATTAGCCATTTGAGTGATGGAGAGGAGTGGATGGATCAGCTGATGGATAGGTCTGCAAGGCACTACAGtgttataaataaaaaacactaataataataataattatgctTTGCTATTTTTCTTCCATAGCCATGAAGCAGCTCTGGGGTGAAGGGGATCATCAAGCAGAGTTTGATGACATGATGAAGGAGAAGGAAGCAATGAAAAGCATCAAAACCATGAGTGTCCTGGAAGTGATGAAAGAACCAGCCTTGCGTAGGCAGTTGTGTATAATGACTCTCCTTATGATGAGTATACAGCTTTGTGGCTTGAATGCAGTTGAGTATTCCTCAATTCCAACCTCAGAACTGTTATTAGGTAGTGTTGAGAACATTACAGAGCCACATTTTCTACTTGTTACTTCCTCTTGatcctcttttctcctcctcataGATAGGTCACTGCAGTACGTCATGTAGTAACATTCACTGACGTTACCGGTACCGTGCTTCTCAGCACTCTAAAGTGAACACATGCCTGTGTATAGAATAGGTCCAGCACAGTGGATGTTAATGTTCCCTGAAGATattgtcccattgatttcatttctGTTCTCACTAGAAGCTCTTTCTCTAGGACAGAGGGCTGTACAAGCTCACTCTCTTCGTCTTGGACCATTAGAATTCTTTGTATAGATTTGGGTCTCAGTTTTCCATAAGTTCCTGTCTGTTAGTAGCAGATGCATATTGCCATCTATCCTTCATTCTACCCTTCATTCTATGTGGTATCAAGGGATCTCCTTCTACAAGCCTCTTCCAAACCAGACAGCAAGGGCCCTAAGAACTTTTCTCTTTCTCGTCTCCCCCCCTCAATACTATTCTTCTTTTGGCTCCAACCAGCTCCTTCTCCCAATTCCCTTATTTACTCCCTCCTTTCTCCTAACACAATGCTTCTTTAAGCTCCATTCTTTTCTTGAACCTCAAAACCCTTTCGTTAATCCCTAATAGACCCTTgaatttcagatttcaaaaaCAGGTGCCTCAGCTCCTGCTTCTTTATCCATATGGAATCCAGGcccctctgtttcctctcctgaCCCCCTAATAAAAACTCACTTGGTGATATAGTACTGGTGAAGGATTGAGATCTGAAtgctgctgcacaaacacaccTCACGTACCTTGATTACACTTGATTGATAAAATTCCTTTTCACTGCATTTTCCAGATCTACTTTTATACCTTTGAAGTGTTCCGCACAGCCAGGTTGGATGAAGACCTTATTCCATATATAGCCTTAGGAGTTGGGATCTGTGAATTCTTCTCAAACATCCTGTGTGTAAGTCAGACCTGACCTGGGTTTGGAGGGTAAAAGGAAATGTGTTTTGAGCCAGTTCCTTCTTAAAACGAACTGCTCTTTCTACACACGAACTGAAGAAACCTTTTCTGTCACCATTACCCCACCATATGAAACTGCGAAAGACAACATAAACTCTGTAACAGGAAGGGGCTACAGAGTTTCTCCGGGCTAAAGTGGCCCCACCTCACCACACCTGCAAGTCTTTTTGAGACTTGGAAGAGAAGTTTAAGATGGGGAAAGCTCAGCTCAAGGCATGTCTACAcgacagtggcacagctacatcactgcagctgtgctgctatagcgccaatgtagatgcttcctacatcgacagaaagtttttccgtcaaggtagttaatccatctctccaagagaTGGTAGCtcggtcaacagaagaatttgtcCATTGAACTAGCAGTggctacactgggagttaggttgacctaagtaCAGCACTCAGGGCACACAATTTTTCaaagccctgagcaacataggtAGGTCgatttaatttttaagtgtagaccagacctcactGGTGTGCAGCTCTGAACAGAGCAGAGTGTTGAGCTTCCTAGCTCCCAGGGAGAGGCCTGGCAGAGACCAGAATCTACACCTTTGCCTAAAAGACGCCCAAGTCCGCAGAGGCAAAGGGGGCTGTCATCTATCTATTCTGCTGGTGAACCAGCCGATGTTGAGCTACACTACAGCCTGcccagggaaggaagagaggcCAGTGGCCAAATGAGACTGTCTgtatatttctttttcctttgtttacttTGCTGCTCctaagttgtttgtttgttccctGGGACTCTGAAAGGGGTAAGCTTCCAGACAagttggctggagggctgagaatCCATCTCCTTCAAAATGCTAACGAGTGCCTCCACTTGAGTGACTGAACCCAGACAAATGTATACAATCCCATCAACACCCCAATGGGGTGCTGGTGAAAGATTAGAAGCCTGACACCTCCCCATTACTCCCCAGATTACTTCtcatctttttgggggggaggggagtgtcatGATccacaatttcttttaaaaatcaagacttatgattatttttaaatggagtttATATCATGCTCCCATTGATAATAATGTTTATATACAGGTAATAGCTGTGAGAGAGATCAGATATAGCAGAAGAAATGGGAAAGGCAGAAGGGAACAATGCCACTTTACGTCAAGATAGTGGCAGACTTCAGTAGCTACATGAAATGGTtgattcacttttgaaaatctgacttttaGGGTGTAAATTTGGCAATATTATACATAACACCCAGAAAATCTATGTGATGGTCTGTCAGATATAGAGGCTGTCTGCAACCTCGGGATATAATCTCATGGTAACTCATTAACTAAATAGGGTATAGGTGAGTCATTCCCTGAATGAGAAATATCTAGGGAAAATGCCATAGTGCTGTAGAAAGTGACGTggttcagtaggtggcactcagAGTCAGTACTGATCAAATGGCACAGCATGGTGACTCACTATACTGTTGGAGGTATGCTGCCATCCTCTAAATGAGATGTAACATGGAACCTCCAAACAGCTGTGGTACAAAAATCCCTATGACATTTTTGCAAGGGAAAGGATGTTAACTGTGGTATTCACTCTGCATACCAGAGTTTCTCTGAAATTAGAGTATCCACAGAACTTCAGCTTCAAATCTGCTTCACCCATCTTTGCATGGATCCTTGGGATCCATTTACAACTTCGGCCATAATATAATAATTTCACCTTTATCAATGACACGAAAGAAGGAACTAACACAGTTGAGAGAGAATCATATAAAGCTTATGatttgtaatttttgtttttaaacacatgtAGAAAAAGGCATGCATGTCTATTTTAGGAGAATTTGCAGTGAAGGCCATTACAGTTGCTATAGTGAAAATTCACAAGCCAGGTTCAGACTCTGCATGGGATACTAAACCAAGGCTACAGATAGCTGGCATATTAACATCTAATTAAATAGATGGGACCACAAGTAAAGTAGAATATCATCTCATTGGTTCTAAATGAAATACATTCAAATGAAAGAGTTTGACTTACTATGAAAGTGAggggctgagggaagcagaaTCATTCCAGAAATACAAGCTGCCCTTTCTGGCCCCAAAGAGCTGCCTCCATTATAACTGCTGCTCCAAAACGTCCACGGAGTTCATCAGGCTAGCACCTAGCAGTGCTTTGCTTGATAACAGGGCTAACAGACATTTCACAATTACAGCTATTTCTGTACTCCTGAGATAAAACGAATGAAGGAGACAGCAAGAGAGAATGAAACCCAAATTCCCTTGGGGAGTGGAGGTTGGAATTTGCCATGCTTCCAGTAATGTCAATGTGTTTTCTGATCCTCAGAGCTCCATCATTGACCGGTTTGGCAGGCGGATGCTCTTATGGGGTGGTTATGGGTTGATGGCAGGGATGCTGGCATTCCTAGTAACAGCTCTCTCACTGCAGGTAAGGAAGCTTTTCTTTTTGAGGTGCTCTGTTCCCACTTCCACAAAACTGCTGTTTATGTTATTTTCAAATTAAGCCTGATCCCCATGGTGCTATTTGGTGGGAGACTCACAGTCAGCCTTAGTTTTGCACTCTAACAAATACAGGGCTGAATGGTAAGTGAATACTCATGGCTCCTTCTATGAGGCCTTCATCCTTGTCCTCACTGGAGGGGTCTCTGTGCTGCCTCCTCCTAAACTGGCATTCTCCACATTCCAGCTCCCAGAGTAACTGTCCCAAAAGCAAGGTGCCCTGATCTagtctttctccaatcttcttACTACCTAACCCCTCACATACCAGGCTCCAGTGGGTGTATCTTGCCTTGCTGCTGTTAAAATCTTTGCAATGAGCATTCCTGCCATCTCCTTTCTCATTCACCAGCACCTCTCAGGTGGCTGTGACAGCTGCCCAATTATCATCTCAGCTGCTGAAAATCTCTTTTTCCCCCAATGCAAAGCATCCACACGCCCTTTTAAGCTCCTGAATCTCTTTTGCTACCCTGGTCTCTGGCAAAAAGAATGGCCCACTGCCACTCTCCTCAGCTGCTAAACTCTCCTCCATCCCACCCCTTGATACAAGTGATTTTATTCCCCATACATAAAGCAGACCCTTGGCAATCACTAAACCAGAAAGTAGAAAGTAATGAGCATGTTATTCTACCACCATATTaattccccctttctctcctcaCTGCTTTCTGTCTAGAATCAGTTCTCCTGGATGGCCTACTGCAGTGTTGTTTTCATATTCTTGTTCATTATCGCCTATGGAACTGGACCATGTGAGTACATAAACTCAAGTGGTAATAGGAAACCTCTAGATCACACTATATGAGCACATTAATATGGGTGGGTATATGGAAATGGAACTAGACTTTGTAAATACATCTTCATAGAGAAGAGAGTGAAGTGGAATCCTACAACATCTTCAGCTCACAAGTAAAAGCCCAGCTCCATTCAGGATTGTTAGCTGATGTGTGTTCAGTtccttctcatagactcatagactctaaggtcagaagggaccattatgatcatctagtctgacctcctacacaatgcaggccacagaatctcacccacccactcctgtaacaaacccctaacctatttctgagttattgaagtcctcaaattgtggtttgaagacctcaagctgcagagaatcctccagcaagtgacccgtgtcccatgctgcagaggaagacgaaaaacctccagggcctctgccaatctgccctggaggaaaattccttcccgaccccaaatatggcgatcagctaaaccctgagcatgtgggctcTTAGCATCCCTTTATCCTTTCTTAATTTCAATCCGAATCAGATATAATGGCAATGCCAGAACCAGCTTACAACTCCCTGCTAGGATTTTGGTCCTCTTGTGGGACCAAAGCTAATTCTAAGTCCCTGACAAATGGCAATGTTTTGTTATTGGAACCTCAGATATTTTATATCAGTATTGTATGTCACTGATTTTTATTCAGGTTTTCATATCATAGCCACAACCATGGTGTATGAGTGCCCTGACAACCTGTCTTGGTACTAGCCCCCAGTAGAAGCAGGAACTCTGCACGTATGCCAAGTGCTGGGCACAAATACTCACTCTTTGGGGTTCTGCTTGATCAAATATAGCTCCTAAATATGAATTGTATGAAtttgcattttttcattttggggGAAAGAGGTGACAAAGTTCCTATGGGAAAACCCCACATAAATGTCTTTTATTACTTTTTCATGTTGCTTCTTAAGCTGGGGCAGTCATGTCTGTCATAATGGAAATCTTCACCCAGTCAGCCCGATCATCTGCCTTTGTGATTGCTGGGACCACTGCCTGGATGGGCTTCATTGTAATTGGGATGATATTCCCCTTCATTGTGGTAATTCAGTTTGGATTTCTTCTTCAGTGCTCCCAATTTAAACCACCTTTTATGGCTGTCCTAGGCAGCAAGGCACAGCAAGTACATTACAATGTCATGTAGGTAATCAGTGTTCTGAACCCACCTCAAAGTCCCTGTTCTGCGGAGGCCAGCTGTGTAGTAGAGGTGGCATACATAGTCTTGAGATGACGGGTGTGAGCTGGTCCAATCATCAACCACCCTCTGCTGTCTTATACATATATTAGAAATGTAAAGAAACATTTCTTCTTTAGATTGAATTTTTTCCTTATTCTTGAGAAACAAAGCAACCTTCAAGGATCTAAGAGAGTAAGTGTCAGAAGAGGATTTGTTcatcttgttctcttttatttttgtcttcagGAGGCCCTCGGTCCCTTCTGCTTCCTCATCTTTGTGGGCGTTCTTGTCATCTCAGGGATTTTTTTCTACCTGTTCCTTCCAGAGACAAAGGGGAAGTCAATCATGGAAATCACAGAAGAGTTCGGTACAATACATTTTGGGAAGAAACTTCTACCGACTGCGGGGAAGAATTCCCCTCTGGAACACACCTTCTGCACTAAGTTCTGACTGGCCTGCAGAGTCGGATTTCATTGACACAATGCACTGTCAAGATCAaattggaagctgaagctaaaatagactcttttttaataaaattttatttgaaaaataattcacATCTATCTTACCTCTTATTCCTAGCAGTCCCATTTTATATTTGGgcctttataaaaataataataataactggagatatacctatctcctagaactgtaagggaccttgggtcattgagtccagccccctgccttcactagcaagaccaaatactgatttttgccccagatccctaagtggcctcctcaagaattgaactcacaaccctgggcttagcaggccaatgctcaaaccactgagctctccctcccccccttgttTTTCATGCTCACAGCAATATCTTCACCCATGGTGTCCTTCTCCTAATACAACTCTGTATCAGGAGGATTTTAGTAATTAACAGAGACACTTCCCAGAACTGGAAGTTATGAGCACTCAGGAATAACTGAACTTGTCAGTTTTATTGGAAGTCGCCTTCCCCTGCAACCATTGCAAAGAAATGAGACTTAAAAGTATGTGTGTTAATTTGTCAAATGAATCTCTATATAGTTAAGAGGGAGAGGACAAACCATAAGAACATCTCTTCAAACAAGCTTCTGATCATCTGTTTACAATACACAGCACTGTAAATAGCCTAACTACTGTTTTTCCTGTCTAAAAGGGACTGCAACCAATGAAAAACAGCCAGGACAAAAATTAAGTACAATTGTATAAAAAATCTCAGTCTTGTTGAGTCAAGATGAAAAGAACATCATAGGACTGAGAAAGACTTGGCCTACATCACAGAGGTTTAACAGCTCAGGATGAGAAGCAGAGCTTGGGATATGGTAGAACATTTTAATTGCATACTGACAAAATCAATTAGACAGATGTTGGTTTAGGACAAATGATTCCTTACGAAGGCACATCTGCAGCATACAGCTCTCCTGTAATACCCAGGTACACACAAGTAAGTGGGTGCAAGACTCAATTGCCattacattttctgttttcctGCCACATCTACCTTCTAACAGGATGGCTGTAGTTTATGTTTCCATATTTTGCCACAAGTTACAAATGGCATGTCACACATCCATATAGCAAAGTGCACAATCACATCAGgaaaaatataaacagaaaatCTAATTCCTATCCTATCACAAAATAGCCCTCCACAACTTGGCTCATCTTGCAATACTAGCTTTTTTTTGGTGACATAACTGCACGCAAAGactaaacaatgtaaaactttagagcctatcagtctactcagtcctacttctcattcagccaatcactaaaacaaacaagtttgtttacatttacaggagatactgctgcctgcttcttatttacaatgagacctgaaagtgagaacagatattccaatggcacttctgtagctggcattgccaggtatttacatgccagatacgctaaatatttgtatgccccttcatgctttggacaccattccagaggatatgcttccatgctgatgatgctcgttaaaaaaaatgcattaattaaatttgtgactgaactccttgggggagaattgtatgtctcctgttctgttttacccgcattctgccatatatttcacgttaTAGGAGTCTTGGAtggtgacccagcacatgttcatttcaggaacactttcacagcagatctgacaaaacacaaagaaggtaccaatctgAGAtatctaaagatagctacaggaTTCGACTCAaggttttaagaatctgaagtg is part of the Chelonoidis abingdonii isolate Lonesome George chromosome 22, CheloAbing_2.0, whole genome shotgun sequence genome and harbors:
- the LOC116824325 gene encoding solute carrier family 2, facilitated glucose transporter member 11-like: MRAALKIQYRRLFQMMLVLGIGGTLLPGFHISVINYPSMHIKRFINKTWLERYGSPLHQETITLLWSLIVSIYCVGGLLGCLCSGYLVVKYGKKKCLLCNNMLIMVAALHMGFSKTAKSFEMILIGRFLYGISAGVCLNAHSQYLGEISPKKLRGFANTNALVFLTLGKVLGQIMGLRDLLGTESLWPLLLAVCGIAAFVQLVSLPFFPESPPYLLIQKEDTEGCLKAMKQLWGEGDHQAEFDDMMKEKEAMKSIKTMSVLEVMKEPALRRQLCIMTLLMMSIQLCGLNAIYFYTFEVFRTARLDEDLIPYIALGVGICEFFSNILCSSIIDRFGRRMLLWGGYGLMAGMLAFLVTALSLQNQFSWMAYCSVVFIFLFIIAYGTGPSGAVMSVIMEIFTQSARSSAFVIAGTTAWMGFIVIGMIFPFIVEALGPFCFLIFVGVLVISGIFFYLFLPETKGKSIMEITEEFGTIHFGKKLLPTAGKNSPLEHTFCTKF